The Lactuca sativa cultivar Salinas chromosome 2, Lsat_Salinas_v11, whole genome shotgun sequence genome includes a window with the following:
- the LOC111909676 gene encoding cation/calcium exchanger 5 — MAVFSFPKTASTSLIILLTLIFFFLLQFPSSNNQQGLPTTQIHRRSLLNTTTTTTCSHILQIPQDRRCSFSTLHCSAHSNGLLNYFSFHFCHFNQNPFLSVPFLSLTVVLQFYILVKTAQDQFSVVVTKLSTHLNLSPSMGAVTLLALGNGAPDVFASVAAVGGGNPRTGFGAILSAGTFVSALVVGFVAIYAAPFAVSPAPFIRDVLFYLTAALFLFYVYLSAEIYLWQAVGFVGFYLFFVGFVFWMDLGMDSGGKLKRGGSEVQDHKGSMEIDPENGSNSMDFTKKKTTSGIRQAFNKISKTWDVPVRVMLNLTIPQSSPSEWNRFYRSANIALCPLALMYSCKSFIPLNHPISFLFPNIHLPLWLILLFGTSSLSLVHYIVEKKPPKTEQLPIVLMGFIMSVCWISTMAGELLNCLAALGSLLEVPHSLLGLTVLAWGNSVGDLVTDVAVAKAGQPAMAMAGCFAGPMFNMLFGLGSALVIQTFNVYPEAYELEFHVSIVVAFVFLVLSLMGSLLVVTWCRFQVPRFWGFCLVGLYVFFITLSLLIAKLQF, encoded by the exons ATGGCGGTCTTCTCCTTCCCCAAAACCGCATCAACCTCCCTCATCATCCTCCTCACtttgatcttcttcttcctccttcaaTTCCcctcatcaaacaatcaacaggGTCTCCCCACCACCCAAATCCACCGGAGGTCACTcctcaacaccaccaccaccaccacttgtTCACACATTCTTCAAATCCCACAAGATCGCCGCTGCTCCTTTTCCACCCTCCACTGCTCCGCCCACTCCAATGGCCTCCTCAACTACTTCTCCTTCCACTTCTGTCACTTCAATCAAAACCCATTTCTCTCAGTCCCCTTTCTCTCCCTCACCGTCGTCCTACAGTTCTACATCCTCGTCAAAACCGCCCAAGATCAGTTCTCCGTCGTCGTCACTAAACTATCCACTCACTTGAATCTATCCCCGAGTATGGGGGCAGTCACTCTTCTAGCACTCGGAAACGGCGCTCCTGATGTGTTCGCATCTGTCGCAGCCGTCGGTGGCGGAAACCCCCGAACTGGATTCGGCGCGATTTTATCCGCCGGGACTTTCGTTTCAGCTCTCGTCGTTGGTTTCGTCGCGATCTACGCAGCTCCCTTCGCCGTTTCCCCTGCGCCTTTCATAAGGGACGTGTTGTTTTATCTTACGGCGGCGTTGTTTCTGTTCTATGTGTATCTTAGTGCTGAGATTTACCTATGGCAGGCTGTTGGATTCGTAGGGTTCTATCTGTTTTTCGTTGGTTTTGTGTTTTGGATGGATTTAGGGATGGATAGTGGTGGGAAATTGAAGCGTGGTGGTAGTGAAGTTCAGGATCATAAAGGTTCCATGGAAATTGACCCTGAAAATGGAAGTAATTCCATGGATTTTACCAAGAAGAAGACAACCTCTGGGATTCGACAAGCTTTTAACAAG ATATCAAAAACATGGGATGTTCCAGTGAGAGTAATGTTAAACCTAACAATCCCACAATCATCACCTTCAGAATGGAACAGATTCTATCGATCTGCCAACATCGCACTATGTCCTCTAGCTCTAATGTACTCATGCAAATCCTTTATCCCTCTAAATCATCCAATTTCATTTCTCTTTCCTAACATCCATCTCCCTCTCTGGTTAATCCTACTCTTTGGGACCTCATCACTATCACTAGTCCATTACATAGTCGAAAAAAAGCCCCCCAAAACAGAGCAACTGCCAATAGTTCTAATGGGATTCATCATGAGTGTGTGTTGGATCTCCACAATGGCCGGAGAGCTTCTCAACTGTCTGGCGGCATTAGGGTCACTCCTGGAGGTGCCGCACTCTCTGCTAGGGTTGACTGTGTTGGCATGGGGGAACTCAGTAGGGGATCTAGTGACGGATGTTGCTGTGGCAAAAGCAGGGCAACCTGCCATGGCTATGGCTGGATGCTTTGCTGGACCGATGTTTAATATGCTTTTTGGGCTTGGAAGTGCTTTGGTTATACAGACGTTTAATGTTTATCCAGAGGCTTATGAGCTTGAATTTCATGTTAGTATTGTGGTGGCGTTTGTGTTCTTGGTTTTGAGCCTTATGGGGTCGTTGTTGGTTGTGACATGGTGTAGATTTCAGGTTCCAAGGTTTTGGGGATTCTGTCTTGTTGGGTTATATGTGTTCTTTATAACATTAAGTCTACTCATTGCAAAGTTACAATTCTAA
- the LOC111909675 gene encoding nuclear transcription factor Y subunit C-9, translating to MDPQGHGQPQSSNMMSSVTQLSYATNPYESTQLSGTPGRVQVGGAIQATNQPTAAQLAQQQLAYQQIQQQQQQQLQQQLQSFWANQYREIENVTDFKNHSLPLARIKKIMKADEDVRMISAEAPIVFARACEMFILELTLRSWNHTEENKRRTLQKNDIAAAITRTDIFDFLVDIVPREDIKDEGMTSMPAVTVPVGGPSDAFPYYYMPAQQSPQSGAPGMMSNKAMLDPALYAQQAPPYMGPAIWPPPPQQPQSPSDS from the coding sequence ATGGATCCACAAGGGCATGGGCAGCCCCAATCTAGCAACATGATGAGCAGTGTAACTCAGTTATCATATGCAACAAATCCATACGAGTCAACTCAATTGAGTGGGACCCCTGGGAGAGTACAAGTAGGTGGTGCAATTCAAGCAACAAATCAGCCTACAGCAGCTCAATTAGCACAACAACAGTTAGCTTATCAACaaatccaacaacaacaacagcagcaACTTCAACAACAACTCCAATCATTTTGGGCAAATCAATACAGAGAAATCGAAAATGTCACTGACTTCAAGAACCACAGTCTTCCATTAGCAAGAATCAAGAAAATCATGAAAGCTGATGAAGATGTGAGGATGATATCAGCAGAAGCACCAATTGTGTTTGCAAGAGCATGTGAAATGTTCATATTGGAGTTGACTTTAAGGTCATGGAATCACACTGAGGAGAATAAAAGGAGGACATTACAGAAGAATGATATTGCTGCTGCAATCACAAGGACtgatatttttgactttttggttgATATTGTCCCAAGAGAGGATATTAAAGATGAAGGTATGACATCCATGCCAGCTGTCACTGTGCCAGTTGGCGGACCTTCGGATGCTTTTCCTTATTATTACATGCCAGCTCAGCAGTCACCACAGTCAGGAGCACCAGGGATGATGTCAAACAAGGCTATGTTGGATCCTGCTCTTTATGCACAGCAGGCTCCACCTTATATGGGTCCCGCCATTTGGCCACCGCCACCTCAGCAGCCTCAATCACCCTCGGATTCATAG